GCGAGCCGCGGTGGAAAATGCTCGCCCAGCCGCCTTCGCTACGCGGCACCCAGGGTGCCTGGATGCGGAGGACGGCCACGTCGGCTTCTTCGGGTGTGGCGACGTGCTCGCCTCGGCCGGTCAGTGCTGAAGGGTCCAATCCTTCGGCGTACACCTTGACTCCGCTGCGTAGGGGTAGTACGTCATCGTTCGCGATCACGACATGGGCAGCGGCTTGAGCTTCGATCCCTTCTGCGACGTGCTGCGGATTTCCGATGACCGCTACCGCGTTATCCACATCCACGAAGCGTGTCCCATCGAACAGACCCAGTCGGAACTTCTCGCGGAGAATCCGGCGCAGCGAAATGTCGAGCCGCTCCTCGGAGATGCGGCCGGCCGACATCTCGGCCAGAAGCAGCGCGGTGTCATGCTCGCCACCTACCTGGTCGACGCCCGCATTCAACGCCTTCACCAGACGTTCTGCGGGGGTCAGATGCTCCACGCCCCAGTAGGTGGTGTTGATCACCGACCAGTCGGTGCAGACGATGCCGTCGAAGCCGAGCTTATTCCGGAGCAGCCCAGTGATGATCTGCTTGTTGAAGGCGAAGCCGACCTCCTCGACAAGTTCTCCGTCCAGCCTAAGCCCGATAGGTACCCCGTAGTACGGCATGATCTGCGAGACGCCGGCGGCAATCGCGGCCTTGAACGGCTCGAGGTGCAGCTCGAAGGCGCCTCCGGGGTAAATCTGTTCCTTGCCGAACGGGAAGTGAGGGTCCTCTCCGTCTTTCTGCGGGCCACCTCCGGGAAAGTGCTTGGCCATGGCCGACACGGAGTGGGGGCCGATGTGCTCGCCCTGTAGGGCGCGGATCTGTACCGCTCCGAGCCGTGCGACCGTTTCGGGGTCGGAGCCATAAGTGCTTACCTGGCGAGCCCATCGAGGTTCGGAGGTGACGTCAATCTGTGGGTGCAGAGCGGTGCGGATACCGGCAGCGAGGTACTCCTTGCGCACGATGTCACTGAAGTGTTCGACCAGGGCTTCGTCACCGATGGCCGCGAACCCGAGTGGTTCGGGCCACTGCGAGAACGGTCCGGCGAAAACGGCCGTGGCGGGATTGTCAGTGAAGGAGTGGCGCGGGTCGGTAGAGATCGTAACGGGGATGCCAAGAGGCTGCGCGGCCGCGGCTTCCTGCACCGCGTTCACCCACTGTGCGAGCTCGCGGGGGTTGGGGGCGCGCATGATGTTGAAGTGGTTGATGCGTCGGTTGAGAACCTCACGCAGCGGGGGTGTCATACCCATGAACCCCTCTGCGTCGAAGTCGCCCACCTGCATGATCGGCTGGAAGATCAGGCCCGCCTTATCTTGGGGCGTGAGCCTGTCGATCAGGTCCGACACTCGATTCTCGATGTCGAGTGACCTGTCCTGGTAGGGCATCGTTGCGGTGCTTGCCTGCATATTTTTCTCCTTATATTGCGGATGTTCTGTCGGAACCGGGAGGGGTAAAGAACCGTGCCGATGTCGGGTGGGCGCTGGTGTATGCCCGCCGCGGCGGATGATCAGCGGATGCCACGGATAGGCAGGATCGCGACGCTTGCTGCGATAGTCAGCACGATTGCGATGACCCACAGCGGGGGGTACCCGGCAACCGCGACAAGGGCTCCAGCCAGGACGGGGGCGAAGATCTGCGGGCCGGCGTTCGCGATGTTCGCGATTCCGAGGTCGCGGCCGGCGTCGGCGGCCTTGGGGAGAACCTGCGCGATCAGCGCTTGGTCGACGGCGAGATAGGCGCCGAACCCGAACCCGAGGATGCCGTAGGCGACGAGCATTCCGGTGAATGTCGGGGCGATGAGGGCCACAACACATCCTGGGATGAAGATCAGCGTGGAGGCGATGACGAAGACCTTCAGTCGGCCCGTCTTGCTGGCGAGAACCCCGACGACAAGGGCGGCAACGAGCACCGCCAGGGTGCTGACGCCGGACATCTGCACGGCGGCGATGCTGGCCTTTTCCAGCGACCCGATGTGGATGTAGTCACGCAGCACGTACACGTGAAGCGCAGTAGCAATGGTGTACGCGAGGAACGCGACAAAGCGGGCGAACAGCGCCCACCAGTAGTTGCGGTGATCGCGGAACCCGGGGAGCGGGGAACTAGCCTTCTTGCCCGGTTTGGCAGCGACTGGAACGTAGTCCTTGGTGCCGATCGCAAACAGGACGGCGACGATGAGCAGCTGGGCGGCGACGATCGCATAGGCAAGGAACAGGTTGTGGACAAGGCCACCGACTGCGACGCCGCCGAAGATGCCGAGCAGACTGACCGCCCCGTAGATGCCGGACATTGATGGCTGGCTACGGACCGGGACACGCTCGGGAAATGTAGCTGTAGTGGCGATCTGATAGCCGTTCAGCGGGAAGATGACCACCGCCCACAACACGCCCAGCCAAATCCCATCCTGCGCGAGAGGGAGTAGGAGCAGTCCGATCGCTGAGACTACCGCGGTACCGAGCGTCCAAATGTTACGGCGCCCAAGGAAACGCGTGCGGGTGCGGTCGGAGAGTCGGCCGACGATCGGCTGAGCGAAGATCGCGACGATCGCTCCGACGCTCACCACGGCCCCCAGGATTGGCGCCGATACCGCATTGCTTGCGAAACCGGCGATCTGCCGGGCAAACAGCTGCTGCAGGATCGACCCCCACACGACACTGATCGCGAAGGCTGCGAGCGGGTACATCACCCACATCCGTTTCTGCATCATTGCCGGCCCAATATTCGGGCCATCAGCGACCGGAATGGGCAGTTCGTCAGCCAGGACGTCCGGGAGGGGCGGTTCGGTTGGATAATTCGGGTTAGACATGGTTCTTCCTTCTGCGGTGAAGTGATGCTCGGATGAGACCGTCCTCTTCCCAGTTGGGAAAAAGTATGCAACCATGACCATTGAAATGTCAAGATGTTTTTCCCGTTCGGGAATAATGGTCCCCGGCGCAACCTTATTTAGGAGTGGCATGACGGACAATGGCGAGGTTAAGGAGGCCCGCAAGCGCATCGGACGTCCTCCCCGGATCACGGGCACTCAGATCATGGAGGCGGCGCAGAAGTACACGCCGGAGTCCCTGACGATGAGTGGCCTAGCCGCCGATCTCGGCGTCGACAGGAAGTTGCTGAACTACTACGTCGGCGGAAAAGAACAATTGCTGCACTTGATCGCCCAAGAGGCGCTGAAAGCACAAGTTCCCGAGCTGACCATCGCCCCCAACGCGGAGTGGGACGAGGTGATCCGCACTACCGCATACAGCCTGCGTGAGGCCGCCATCGCGACCGGCCAACTCGTCCATTTCTCGTCGACGTATATCGCGGCTCGCTCGCTCGCTCCCGTCGAGGCGTCAGGGGCCGCGCTCCTGAGCGCTGGATTTGACCGCCCCACCACTGCTCACGCGCTGATGATGATCGTCTCGCTCTGCATTGCCTCGGCACGGGATGCGCTGTTCGACGCCAGCCCAGAACGCCATCCGCAGCACCCCGAGAATCGGGAAGTGTTCAACCAGTTGGAGACGGAGCTTCCCATTCTTCATGCATTACAGGACACGGTTCCCACCTTCGGACTGGAACAGTTCCAGTTCAACATCGACACCGTCATCAGCGGGCTACGAAAGCGTCTGTCTAAGACGACGTAGAGGCCGCAGGTAGCCCCAATACCGTTTTTGCAGGCGAACAGCGTGACTGAATTTTCAAGGTGCGGCCTGTCGCGATGGCCGCCAATCGCATCACACCACCATCTCTCCCAGGGCATGCCCATCCGGAAACGATCATTTTCGGTGCGCTGTCGACGACGGGTGAATACTAACCCCAGGCGCCACGACGACAAGCGGCCAAAATTCGGCCGACGTAGACAGTCGTCGGCGTCCTCAAACGTTGGACACATCACACTGCTGCAAGTACTGGTTGGCCACATCACGGTGCGAGGGTTCGGTCGGCACGGTCAAGTCGCTGAGCGCCAGCGAAGGTGAACGGCAGCCAATCTGGTTGTTGGCCTCGGCATGAAGTTCTCGACGGGACCCTTCGGATCGATCACCTGCCTTGTCTGTACGTGCCCTCTTCACGGGAGGCGGTTCGGAAGCCGGCGTTTCCCGTTGAGGAGTCTGGCGTGTTGGAGGAGTGTCAATGGCCAATCTGATCTGCCCGTGGCGGACACGTGGTCGCGGCGTCATCACGTCTGCACGGCAGCACATATTGGATCTCCAGCTTCAGCTGAGCGGTCAGGGCCTCGAGGTGCACGATCTGATCGCCCGGGATCGCCAACGTGCCCAACGCACGGGCGAACTGCGTGGCATCGGGCCGCCCGTTGGCACGCCAGATGACATTGTGAGTATGGCAGAACGAGCTGGTCGCCTGAGGCCAGAGTCCGCCGGTCGCGATGCCCCCGCCGCAGGCTGCTTCACAGGCAGCTGGTCCACCAGCCATCCGACCAGATCCGGACGGCGCGGGCAGGCATCAACGGCGGCCACGACCCGGGTGTCGAGTACTGGCTGTTGGCCCGGCGCAGCCTGGCCGACCCGGACGAGATCGCCTCCTACCTCACCCACGGACCCAAACGGGTCAGCCCGGCCGAACTGGCCGCCGCGGCCGGTGCACCATTCGCGACTGGTATCCAATTTTACTCGCGCCTTGCGCGGAGCCGGCTATAACGTCCGGCATGCCGGCGAATGGAACATTGGGCGTGAACGTGATCCGCGTACGACGACATCGGCGGCGAACACCTGCGAGGAGGACTGAACTCATTCGACGAGGCCTCCTATCGGTGGCTAGACCAGAATGGTTATCCGTCGGTCGCGGCGACTGAACAGAGCTTCGGCCGATCACCCAATAATTCAGGGCGGGGCCATCTTCTGGCCGGTCGCCTGCAGCAGCCGTTCGAAGCAACCGGTGAGTCGTTCATCTTGAGCCAGGCCGAGCCGCTTCTCAACCGATACGCAACACAATGGGCGGAGACCGGCACGCCGTTCATGTCACACTGCCCTCTCCTTCTGGTGACGTTTTAGAGAAATCTGGTATATCACTCATGTGTAATTCTAGGCGTCGAACCGACTCGAGGAGGCTATTTTGGTCGAAAAACGAGATCCAACCCATTTTATATCCAGAAATTGTTCACGAATTTGTAAACATTGCGCAATTTGATATACCATGTGTGAATGCAAGTCAGGAGCGAATTTCTCCAAAATGCCGGCACGGACCGTGCTCCGGAGAGCAAGAGCGTGTTTATAGCGCGCATGTTACGCCGGGGGATTCTCGATGGTGAATATGCAGAGGGTGAGAACCTGCGACAGCGCGACATCGCTGCACATTTCGGCGTCAGCTCTACTCCGGTACGTGAAGCGCTCAGTCAATTGCTGGCCGAGGGGTATATCGAAGCAAAGCTGAATCACGGCGCGCGAGTGCGGCCGCTTGCCGAGCGTATGAGCGAGAACTGGCGTCTGCGTGCGGCGCTTGAATCCGTTGCTGCCGAATTGGCTGTCAGTCAAGTGACTCCCGAAGCCATCCAGCACCTTCGGCAGATGGCGGCGGAGTTCTCGGAGGCACCGGAGAGTCGGCATGGCGAGCTCAACCAGAAATTCCATTTCGCTATCTACGAGCTGTCCGATTCGCCCGTGCTCATGAGATTTCTCACCGAGTTGTGGCAAACCCTCGACATGGCTCCGACCAGTCGTCGCGCACATGAGGCGTCGGCGGCGGAGCATGACCTCATCATCAATGCACTTGAGCGCGGCGATGGACGAGCGGCGGGCGAGTATACGCGGCTGCATATTGAGGGCACCAGACCGCTCGACTACTAACACAACCACTAACCGTTCTCGCTTCCAGGAGCGACCGCCGAAAGGTCACCACGTGACTGTCATTGTTGACACACATACGCACATCTATCCGCGGATCTACCTCGATGCTCTCGGGCGTCGGACCGATAACCCGCGGGTAAGCGAGCGCGAGGGCGATTCGGGTTTGTTCCGGATCTTCCCCGGCGACCAGGGTCGGCCGATTACACAGGACTACTGGTCGATTGATCGCAAGCTTGAGTTTATGGATGAGCACGGAATCGACTACTCGGTCGTTTCGCTGGGAAACCCCTGGCTTGATCCATTCGAGCCGGCTGAATCGCTGGAGTTGGCATCGCATCTGAATGAGGAGCTCGCCACTTACAGCAGACGGACTGCGGGGCGGATCGTTGGCATGGGGTGCATCCCGAATGCGTCGATCGACGAAGTCGTGGGCACCCTGAGGGATATCGCCGTACGTGAGGGACTGTTTGGCGTGGCTATGGGTACCCGAATCAGTGGTCTCGCGTTTGACTCCCCGGAGTTGGACGCCGTATGGGCCGAACTGGAACGCTTAGCGTTGCCCGTGCTTGTGCATCCTCACTACGGCGTCGGCCTCGACGAGATGCACGGCTATGGCCATGCATTACAGCTCGCGCTTTCGTTTCCCTACGAAACCACTCTCGCGCTCACCAGACTGGTGATGTCCGGAGTCTTGACCCGCTTTCCGGACTTGCGAATCATCGGTTCTCACGGTGGCGGAACGCTGCCGTACCTCGCTGGGCGTGTCGATGGGTGCTGGCGTCCCGATGAAGTTGCGCAGGCTCGGCACGATGTCGAACCGTCCAAGGACTTCGCGAAACTATGGCTAGACTCCCTGGTCTACACGCCGAGCGCTCTCACTGCAGCACTCGACCTTGTGGGTCCAGAGAAGCTGATGTTCGGCACGGATCATCCATTCGCGATCGCAAATCCGCAGAAGAACCTGGAGGCAATCCATCGGGCGGCACGAAGCTCTGCTGTGTCCGAGGCGGTAATGGGGTCAAACGCGATTGGGCTATTCGGCTTGAAGGTCGCCGAGGCGGAGAGAGTTCGGTGATGCATGCGCCAACCGGTTCAGCGGCCGCCCTCGCTACCGGGGACATGATCCTGCTGCGATCCTGTGGCGCCCTCTACCTGATCCGCGGGGGAGTTCCCGCTGTGGTGGAGGGTGAGGACGTGTTCGTGTCCGGAGGTCGCGTGAGGGCGATCGGGCGAAACCTCCGCGTACCGGAGGGTACGTGGACAATTGAGGCATCCGACTGGGTTGTGATTCCCGGGCTGGTGAACACCCATCACCATCTGTCACAGCAACTCACGCGAACGGAGGGCCTCGACTGCGGACTGGCCGGTTGGTTGGCGAAGCTGTACCCGGTGTGGAGCCATATCACTGCCGAGGATGCATATGACGGTGCACGTATAGGAATTGCCGAATTGCTACTCAGCGGATGCACCACTGTCGGCGATTTCACCTACTACTTCCCCACGGGAAGCGGTGACATATTCGAGGCCCAGGTGCAGGCTGCGGCGGAACTCGGTTGCCGGTTCGCGCCGGTGCGCGGCGGGCTTGTCGAGCTGGAAGCGGCGACCCGCGAGCGGATTGGTGATTGCATCGACTCTTCGATCGAACCTGTTGACGCGATGCTGGAGCGAATGGAATCTGCTATCAACAGATTCCACGATGCCAGCGATGCCTCGATGTGCCGTGTCGGCCTCGGCCTCACCGAGAAGACATATGGGTTACCCCAGGTGATGCGGGATGTCGCGGAGCTGGCCAACCGGCACGACGTCACACTTCACACCCACCTCCACCCGCGACCCGACGAGCGAGAGCGAGCTCGCTTCGCGGCGGGGCTGGACCCGGTCGGATTTCTGCAAGACACGGGGTGGTGGAATGAGCGCCTCTGGATCGCGCACGGCACTGGACTCACCCCCGAAGAACTGCATTCTGCGAGCCAACATGGGGTGGGATTGTCCTTGAGCCCGAGTTCAAATGCGCGGTTCGGCTTGCCAATCACGCCCGGTCTCGCCGCTGATCTCGCGGGGGTGGAAATTTCGATCGGTGTTGATGGCGCCGCATCAAATGACTCGGGCCACCAACTCGCCGAGATGCGCCTTGTCTTCCAGACCCAGCGCATCCGCGCAGCACAAGACGGGCTTCCCTTCCAACTGGTGACGCCGCAGAGAGTGCTGAGCTGGGCGACCGTCGGAGGCGCACGCACGCTCGGATGGGATGGCGGCGACATACGAGTGGGCGCACTCGCCGACATTGCGGCATTCAGCTGCCGCGAACTGGAATACGCCGGGGCGAGCGACCCAATAGCTGCACTTCTATTGTGTGCCTCTGGCGCTATGCGTGCCCGACTGGTGTTGGTCAACGGGGCGCCAGTAGTCGAGAACGGCGCGCTCACGCACGCAGACAGCATGGACATTGCCGAGCGCGGGCGTAGCGCGATGGAACGGTTATGGCAGCGATCGGCGAACTAGCCCAATATCGGATTATTCAGGAGGAACCAGCAAATGTCAGCAGAGCAGAAACAGCGCCATCTGGGCGTTTCATCCGACCAGGTGGGCAAATACGTACTTATGCCCGGCGATCCAGGACGGTGCGAGCCGATCGCGGCGTTCTTGGACGGCGCAGTTCACGTCGCAACCAATCGGGAGTTTTCCACGTGGACCGGCACCCTCGACGGCACAACAGTCAGCGTCGTGTCAACGGGTGTCGGTAGCCCCTCGGCCGCAATCGCCGTCGAGGAGCTCCACAAGATTGGCGCACACACGTTCATTCGTGTGGGCACCTCTGGCGCAATGCAGCCTGACATCGTCCACGGGGAGTTGGCGATCGTCACGGGCGCGATCCGTGATGAGGGAACCTCGCGACAGTACCTACCGATCGAGTTCCCCGCGGTTGCTGACGGCGCAGTTGTCGCTGCCCTCACTTCGGCCGCGCGCCAAGCCAACCTGCCGCACCGCCTGGGAATCTCGCACTCCAAGGACTCGTTCTACGGGGAAACCGAGACGGCACGGATGCCCCTGGCCGGGACTCTGGCCGAGCGATGGAACGCCTGGGTGGCGGGTGGAGCGATCTGTTCAGAAATGGAGTCATCTGCCATCTTCATTCTGTCCTCGATATACGGGACCCGTGCCGGCGGCATCATGCAGATGCATGCCGGAGGCGCGCCCGGCAATCAGAATGCGCTCCTGTCGACCGCGATCGGTGCGGTTCGACTACTTATCGCTCGCGACCGGGCCGACTCCGCACTTGAGGGCCATAGTGCCTAGGTGCGTGGGTCAGTAGTGGTGTTGGTGTGGTTTGGATGTTTGATCAGGGATTTTGGGTCCCAGTGTGGGATAATTTGGTATGGGATCGGATACTCCTGATGGTCTTTTCGATGAGTCGCTGATTGAACGGGTGATGCCTGATCTGTCGGTGATCCAGGCTGGCGCCGGGATCCATAAACGGTTCAAACCGTTCGATCCGGATCTGGTGATGATGGTGCCGCCGTCGTTGGACGAGTGGCTGCCGGAGGTTCATCTTTCCCGGTTCATTGCTGACGTCGTGGACAGTCAGCTGGACTTGTCGAAGTTTTATGCGTCGTATGCCAAGGCGAAGGGCCAGCCGCCGTATGACCCGCGCCTGATGGTTCGTGTGCTGCTCTACGGGTATTGCGTGGGCGTGCGTTCCTCGCGGGAACTCGAGCGTGCGTGTGTGGATGTGGTCGCTTTTCGTTGGTTGACCGCGCAGCAAGCACCCGATTTTCGTTCGATTGCCCGGTTCCGCAAACGTCACCTGTCGGCCTTGGGCAACGTGTTCTTGCAAGCGTTGGAGTTGTGTCGGGCGGCGGGGATGGTCTCGCTGGGGCAGGTCGCGTTGGACGGCACGAAGGTGCGGGCCAACGCGTCCCGCCGCAAGGCGATGAGTTACGCCCGTCTGACCCAAAGGCAGAAGGTCCTGGCCGAGGAGGTCTCCGATCTCC
The Rathayibacter sp. SW19 DNA segment above includes these coding regions:
- a CDS encoding glycoside hydrolase family 3 protein; this translates as MQASTATMPYQDRSLDIENRVSDLIDRLTPQDKAGLIFQPIMQVGDFDAEGFMGMTPPLREVLNRRINHFNIMRAPNPRELAQWVNAVQEAAAAQPLGIPVTISTDPRHSFTDNPATAVFAGPFSQWPEPLGFAAIGDEALVEHFSDIVRKEYLAAGIRTALHPQIDVTSEPRWARQVSTYGSDPETVARLGAVQIRALQGEHIGPHSVSAMAKHFPGGGPQKDGEDPHFPFGKEQIYPGGAFELHLEPFKAAIAAGVSQIMPYYGVPIGLRLDGELVEEVGFAFNKQIITGLLRNKLGFDGIVCTDWSVINTTYWGVEHLTPAERLVKALNAGVDQVGGEHDTALLLAEMSAGRISEERLDISLRRILREKFRLGLFDGTRFVDVDNAVAVIGNPQHVAEGIEAQAAAHVVIANDDVLPLRSGVKVYAEGLDPSALTGRGEHVATPEEADVAVLRIQAPWVPRSEGGWASIFHRGSLVFPEETLEHIRAVAAITPTIVDVYLDRPVLLGQVAPLVSAVTANFGAGSEAYARVLFGEAAPVGRLPFEIPSSMAAVLASFSDVPDNTFRPAYPQGFGLRLP
- a CDS encoding MFS transporter, coding for MSNPNYPTEPPLPDVLADELPIPVADGPNIGPAMMQKRMWVMYPLAAFAISVVWGSILQQLFARQIAGFASNAVSAPILGAVVSVGAIVAIFAQPIVGRLSDRTRTRFLGRRNIWTLGTAVVSAIGLLLLPLAQDGIWLGVLWAVVIFPLNGYQIATTATFPERVPVRSQPSMSGIYGAVSLLGIFGGVAVGGLVHNLFLAYAIVAAQLLIVAVLFAIGTKDYVPVAAKPGKKASSPLPGFRDHRNYWWALFARFVAFLAYTIATALHVYVLRDYIHIGSLEKASIAAVQMSGVSTLAVLVAALVVGVLASKTGRLKVFVIASTLIFIPGCVVALIAPTFTGMLVAYGILGFGFGAYLAVDQALIAQVLPKAADAGRDLGIANIANAGPQIFAPVLAGALVAVAGYPPLWVIAIVLTIAASVAILPIRGIR
- a CDS encoding TetR/AcrR family transcriptional regulator C-terminal domain-containing protein, whose protein sequence is MTIEMSRCFSRSGIMVPGATLFRSGMTDNGEVKEARKRIGRPPRITGTQIMEAAQKYTPESLTMSGLAADLGVDRKLLNYYVGGKEQLLHLIAQEALKAQVPELTIAPNAEWDEVIRTTAYSLREAAIATGQLVHFSSTYIAARSLAPVEASGAALLSAGFDRPTTAHALMMIVSLCIASARDALFDASPERHPQHPENREVFNQLETELPILHALQDTVPTFGLEQFQFNIDTVISGLRKRLSKTT
- a CDS encoding GntR family transcriptional regulator encodes the protein MQVRSEFLQNAGTDRAPESKSVFIARMLRRGILDGEYAEGENLRQRDIAAHFGVSSTPVREALSQLLAEGYIEAKLNHGARVRPLAERMSENWRLRAALESVAAELAVSQVTPEAIQHLRQMAAEFSEAPESRHGELNQKFHFAIYELSDSPVLMRFLTELWQTLDMAPTSRRAHEASAAEHDLIINALERGDGRAAGEYTRLHIEGTRPLDY
- a CDS encoding amidohydrolase family protein, with protein sequence MTVIVDTHTHIYPRIYLDALGRRTDNPRVSEREGDSGLFRIFPGDQGRPITQDYWSIDRKLEFMDEHGIDYSVVSLGNPWLDPFEPAESLELASHLNEELATYSRRTAGRIVGMGCIPNASIDEVVGTLRDIAVREGLFGVAMGTRISGLAFDSPELDAVWAELERLALPVLVHPHYGVGLDEMHGYGHALQLALSFPYETTLALTRLVMSGVLTRFPDLRIIGSHGGGTLPYLAGRVDGCWRPDEVAQARHDVEPSKDFAKLWLDSLVYTPSALTAALDLVGPEKLMFGTDHPFAIANPQKNLEAIHRAARSSAVSEAVMGSNAIGLFGLKVAEAERVR
- a CDS encoding amidohydrolase family protein, producing MHAPTGSAAALATGDMILLRSCGALYLIRGGVPAVVEGEDVFVSGGRVRAIGRNLRVPEGTWTIEASDWVVIPGLVNTHHHLSQQLTRTEGLDCGLAGWLAKLYPVWSHITAEDAYDGARIGIAELLLSGCTTVGDFTYYFPTGSGDIFEAQVQAAAELGCRFAPVRGGLVELEAATRERIGDCIDSSIEPVDAMLERMESAINRFHDASDASMCRVGLGLTEKTYGLPQVMRDVAELANRHDVTLHTHLHPRPDERERARFAAGLDPVGFLQDTGWWNERLWIAHGTGLTPEELHSASQHGVGLSLSPSSNARFGLPITPGLAADLAGVEISIGVDGAASNDSGHQLAEMRLVFQTQRIRAAQDGLPFQLVTPQRVLSWATVGGARTLGWDGGDIRVGALADIAAFSCRELEYAGASDPIAALLLCASGAMRARLVLVNGAPVVENGALTHADSMDIAERGRSAMERLWQRSAN
- a CDS encoding nucleoside phosphorylase produces the protein MSAEQKQRHLGVSSDQVGKYVLMPGDPGRCEPIAAFLDGAVHVATNREFSTWTGTLDGTTVSVVSTGVGSPSAAIAVEELHKIGAHTFIRVGTSGAMQPDIVHGELAIVTGAIRDEGTSRQYLPIEFPAVADGAVVAALTSAARQANLPHRLGISHSKDSFYGETETARMPLAGTLAERWNAWVAGGAICSEMESSAIFILSSIYGTRAGGIMQMHAGGAPGNQNALLSTAIGAVRLLIARDRADSALEGHSA